One stretch of Niallia sp. XMNu-256 DNA includes these proteins:
- a CDS encoding DUF421 domain-containing protein: MNEYLLIAIRTVFSFLILLMLARILGKKQISQLTFFDYVVGIGIGDMASSMAIESSMKFIDPLIGLIIYTLLTLLITFGAIKSFKFRELVESSPSILIKDGKIMEKTLAKHKMTFNDLLNGLREKDAFNISEVELAMLETNGQISVMKKPEYQPLTPKDIGLKVEEDHAPSLVIVDGALIEKHLNYLGYTKEWLLQEIKKRGANKFEDVFLAQIDTSGNVYVDLFNDKNSEKQAKQKPNYAAKLRQVQVGIERLALQTKDQNVQRMYYNQSIELENIIKKLNPYLNEVGKTT; encoded by the coding sequence ATGAATGAATATCTATTAATAGCCATACGAACTGTCTTTTCCTTTTTAATTTTATTAATGCTTGCAAGAATACTGGGGAAAAAGCAAATTTCACAACTTACATTCTTTGATTATGTTGTCGGGATTGGAATTGGGGATATGGCCTCTTCAATGGCAATAGAGTCTTCTATGAAATTTATAGATCCTCTTATTGGATTAATTATATATACTTTACTAACATTACTCATTACTTTTGGTGCGATTAAATCGTTTAAGTTTAGAGAACTAGTGGAAAGTAGTCCTTCGATTTTAATCAAAGACGGGAAAATAATGGAGAAAACCTTGGCTAAGCACAAAATGACATTCAATGATTTACTAAATGGATTAAGGGAAAAAGATGCCTTTAATATTTCAGAAGTTGAATTAGCTATGCTGGAAACAAATGGTCAAATTAGTGTAATGAAAAAGCCGGAATATCAACCACTGACACCGAAAGACATTGGTCTCAAAGTGGAAGAGGACCACGCCCCATCTCTCGTTATTGTCGATGGAGCCTTAATTGAAAAACATTTAAACTATTTAGGTTATACAAAGGAATGGCTTTTACAGGAAATAAAAAAACGAGGTGCAAATAAATTTGAAGATGTGTTCTTGGCACAGATAGATACGAGTGGCAATGTTTACGTTGATTTATTTAATGATAAAAATAGTGAAAAACAGGCTAAACAAAAGCCAAATTACGCAGCAAAATTAAGACAAGTTCAAGTAGGTATTGAACGCTTAGCTTTGCAAACGAAAGATCAAAACGTACAAAGAATGTATTATAATCAATCAATAGAACTTGAAAATATCATAAAAAAACTCAATCCCTATCTGAATGAAGTTGGAAAAACAACGTAG
- the dapA gene encoding 4-hydroxy-tetrahydrodipicolinate synthase — MNFGEILTAMVTPFDEHGDIDFNATRNLVSHLIDNGSDGLVVAGTTGESPTLSTEEKVELFKFVVDIVDNRVPVIAGTGSYNTKASIELTRLAEKVGVDGVLLVVPYYNKPSQEGLYQHFKAIAESTSLPCVLYNIPGRSVINMSVETTIRLAQIPNIVSIKDASSNLDDMAEIIEHTPENFTVYSGDDSVTLPLLSIGGTGVISVASHIVGNEMKEIISKFKAGNYQEAAAIHRRLLPVFNGLFTSPNPTPVKAALSLKGIPVGDVRLPLVPLTEEEIETLKITLEKANVLMKVN, encoded by the coding sequence ATGAATTTTGGAGAAATTTTAACAGCTATGGTGACGCCATTTGATGAGCATGGTGATATTGATTTTAATGCAACTAGAAACTTGGTTAGTCATTTAATTGATAATGGTTCAGATGGATTAGTTGTGGCTGGAACAACAGGAGAATCTCCTACATTATCAACTGAAGAAAAGGTTGAATTATTTAAGTTTGTCGTTGATATCGTTGATAACCGTGTACCAGTTATTGCGGGTACAGGATCTTATAATACAAAAGCCTCTATTGAATTGACACGTTTAGCTGAAAAAGTGGGCGTCGATGGAGTTTTACTTGTCGTTCCTTATTATAATAAACCTTCACAAGAAGGCTTATATCAACATTTTAAAGCAATTGCTGAATCAACTTCCTTACCATGTGTGCTGTATAATATTCCTGGTCGTAGTGTCATCAATATGTCAGTTGAAACAACGATTCGCCTTGCACAAATTCCAAATATCGTATCTATTAAAGATGCCAGCAGTAATTTGGATGATATGGCAGAAATTATTGAACATACACCAGAAAATTTTACGGTATACAGTGGAGATGACAGTGTTACTTTACCATTACTATCAATTGGCGGAACTGGGGTAATCTCAGTTGCTTCTCATATCGTTGGAAATGAAATGAAAGAGATCATTTCAAAATTTAAAGCTGGGAACTATCAAGAAGCTGCTGCTATTCATCGTCGTCTGCTTCCTGTTTTTAATGGATTATTTACATCTCCAAATCCAACACCAGTTAAAGCTGCGTTAAGTCTTAAAGGAATTCCTGTGGGTGATGTCCGTTTGCCTTTAGTTCCTTTAACTGAAGAAGAAATCGAGACTTTAAAGATTACATTAGAAAAAGCGAATGTCTTAATGAAGGTTAATTAA
- a CDS encoding DUF2383 domain-containing protein, whose amino-acid sequence MKGRDVLMRNDIVIEELNTLLRGTFMGIRSLEHFIQKVEDQDLKKTFQSMQQDHKLIKC is encoded by the coding sequence GTGAAAGGGCGTGATGTGTTAATGAGGAATGATATTGTTATTGAGGAATTGAATACCCTTTTAAGAGGAACATTTATGGGGATACGTTCTCTGGAGCATTTTATCCAAAAAGTTGAAGATCAAGATTTAAAGAAAACATTTCAGTCAATGCAGCAGGATCATAAATTAATTAAATGCTAG
- a CDS encoding PLP-dependent aminotransferase family protein: MEWTLNRKADKPLYQQIYEIIEERIAYGEFPPGSLLPSERKLAQELSVNRMTIAHVYDELQASGLVERKKGSGTRVSTHKWGILPKGVTNWRRYIESGSFIPTYPLIKKIRDEAKQMRDGFNLASGELSSDLFPNSLLQSSFTGQMVSSELGSVHQQGHPLFREAIASYVKKEHGINTTSSSVLVTSGAQQALYLITQCLLNPGDAVAIEAPSYSYSLPLFQSAGVRIYGLQVDKDGINPDDIVKLYEKYQIRMIFLNPTFQSPTGTVLSESRRMKVLEISARYGIPIVEDDPVSLISLEGEKQFPLKSIDQSGNVLYVGSLSKVVASSLRVGWVIGPQSVINRLSDARHQIDFGLSIFPQLIATKILQSSQYENHLQRLREELLERRNEMALVLKEILGDRISFTIPSGGLFIWCKMNGKVDDHRLVDEAIKNKFLYMPGSVYGAPNGYARFTYARLKKEEMREAVLRFADALLKLE; encoded by the coding sequence GTGGAATGGACATTGAATCGAAAGGCAGACAAACCACTCTATCAACAAATCTATGAAATTATTGAGGAAAGAATTGCTTATGGAGAGTTTCCGCCTGGCAGTTTGCTGCCATCAGAACGGAAATTAGCTCAGGAGCTAAGTGTCAATCGGATGACAATTGCCCATGTCTATGATGAACTACAGGCATCCGGATTGGTTGAGAGAAAAAAAGGGAGCGGCACACGTGTTAGTACACATAAGTGGGGGATCCTTCCAAAAGGGGTTACAAATTGGAGAAGGTATATTGAAAGTGGCTCGTTTATCCCCACTTATCCTTTAATTAAGAAAATTCGTGATGAAGCTAAACAAATGAGAGATGGCTTTAATTTAGCTAGTGGTGAATTGTCGTCAGATTTGTTTCCCAACAGCCTTTTGCAATCATCATTCACAGGTCAAATGGTTTCAAGCGAATTGGGATCTGTCCATCAACAAGGCCATCCTCTGTTCAGAGAAGCTATTGCATCCTATGTCAAAAAAGAACATGGTATTAATACAACGAGTTCTTCGGTTCTAGTGACATCCGGAGCACAACAGGCCCTATATCTGATCACACAGTGTCTATTAAATCCTGGGGATGCCGTTGCCATTGAAGCACCTTCTTATAGTTATTCGTTGCCACTGTTTCAATCAGCTGGTGTGCGCATTTATGGTTTACAGGTTGATAAAGATGGCATAAATCCGGATGATATTGTGAAATTGTATGAAAAATATCAAATTCGTATGATCTTTTTAAATCCCACTTTCCAAAGTCCAACAGGGACCGTGCTTTCGGAATCAAGACGAATGAAAGTTTTGGAGATTTCCGCTCGATACGGGATTCCAATTGTTGAGGATGATCCGGTTAGTTTAATATCCTTGGAAGGGGAGAAACAATTTCCACTTAAATCGATTGATCAAAGTGGGAATGTGCTTTATGTTGGATCTTTATCTAAAGTGGTTGCTTCAAGTTTGCGAGTAGGTTGGGTGATTGGCCCCCAATCAGTTATTAATCGTCTCTCAGATGCTCGGCATCAAATTGATTTTGGCTTAAGTATTTTTCCACAATTGATTGCGACAAAAATTTTACAATCATCACAATATGAGAACCATCTCCAGCGTCTACGAGAAGAATTATTAGAACGAAGAAATGAAATGGCCTTGGTATTGAAAGAGATATTAGGAGATCGAATAAGCTTTACCATTCCATCTGGAGGCTTGTTTATTTGGTGTAAAATGAACGGGAAAGTCGATGATCATCGATTAGTAGATGAGGCGATCAAAAATAAATTTCTTTATATGCCTGGCAGTGTATACGGGGCCCCGAATGGATATGCTCGGTTTACCTATGCACGATTAAAAAAAGAAGAGATGAGAGAAGCTGTTTTGCGCTTTGCTGATGCATTATTGAAGCTGGAATAA
- a CDS encoding benzoate/H(+) symporter BenE family transporter — protein MSFKTNVSELRKNLNINTVSAGLVASIFGCTGPALIIIGGATNGGLTYSQTISWLFAVYFFSGILGMILTLNFRQPISGAHSIAGAVLVAGALTHFSINEAIGAYLIAHIIVILLGFTGLIDKVMKWIPVPIVMGMIVGVMIRFATEMITSVTISPLLAGVSILVFLLSTKFFKKVPPVLTTLIAAIILAIVTNQFQFQGAGDLFVLPQVIMPSFSLDAIVSIGIPLALLIICTENAQASGVLIAQGYKPPNSAMAVYGSTVGLIASFFGAHAINIAGPMTAICSAKEVGPKEGRYAASFANGAFFSAFGLFASMVVPFVVAMPGVIVTVIAGLAMLGVLINSLKTAFSDNKFQMGAFFALIIGMSGVSFFNISAPLWAIIGSLIVSFIVEKDHFVLKAKAEKKRKVSVETSA, from the coding sequence TTGAGTTTTAAAACAAATGTAAGTGAGCTACGAAAGAATTTAAATATTAATACCGTTAGTGCTGGCTTAGTAGCATCAATTTTTGGATGCACAGGACCTGCTTTAATCATCATTGGCGGAGCGACAAACGGGGGGTTAACATATAGTCAGACAATTAGTTGGTTGTTTGCCGTTTATTTTTTTAGTGGCATCCTTGGAATGATTTTAACTTTAAATTTTCGTCAACCAATTTCAGGAGCTCATTCGATAGCAGGTGCTGTGTTAGTTGCGGGTGCGTTGACACATTTTTCGATCAATGAAGCTATCGGTGCCTATTTAATTGCCCATATTATCGTTATATTGCTTGGATTTACAGGGTTGATTGATAAAGTGATGAAATGGATTCCTGTACCAATAGTCATGGGGATGATTGTCGGTGTGATGATTCGATTTGCAACCGAAATGATTACATCTGTAACGATTTCGCCTCTATTAGCAGGTGTATCGATCCTCGTATTCCTATTATCAACAAAATTCTTTAAAAAAGTGCCACCTGTTTTAACAACTTTAATTGCAGCGATTATTTTAGCAATTGTTACGAATCAATTCCAATTTCAGGGTGCAGGAGATTTATTTGTTTTACCACAAGTCATTATGCCATCCTTTAGTTTGGATGCGATCGTTTCGATTGGAATCCCATTAGCATTATTGATTATTTGTACAGAAAATGCCCAGGCATCAGGGGTTTTAATTGCGCAAGGATATAAGCCGCCAAATTCAGCAATGGCTGTGTATGGGTCCACTGTTGGCTTAATTGCTTCCTTTTTTGGAGCACACGCCATTAACATTGCCGGTCCGATGACAGCCATATGTTCGGCAAAAGAAGTAGGTCCAAAAGAAGGTCGATATGCGGCATCTTTTGCAAATGGGGCTTTCTTTTCAGCGTTCGGTTTGTTTGCTTCAATGGTCGTCCCGTTTGTAGTTGCTATGCCAGGAGTGATTGTAACTGTCATTGCAGGACTTGCTATGCTAGGTGTGCTGATTAATTCACTTAAAACTGCCTTTTCCGATAATAAGTTTCAAATGGGTGCATTTTTCGCCTTAATTATTGGAATGTCAGGTGTAAGCTTTTTCAATATTAGTGCTCCTCTTTGGGCAATTATTGGAAGTTTAATCGTATCGTTCATTGTTGAAAAGGATCATTTTGTTTTGAAAGCGAAGGCAGAGAAGAAACGGAAGGTAAGTGTTGAAACAAGCGCTTAA
- the guaC gene encoding GMP reductase → MDTVFDYEDIQLIPAKCIVNSRSECDTSVTLGGRTFRLPVVPANMQTIIDEKIAVYLAQNGYFYIMHRFNPEKRIAFIKDMSARELYSSISVGVKREEYDFIQQVVNEGLKPDYITIDIAHGHSESVIKMIKHIKSHLPQSFIIAGNVGTPEAVRELENSGADATKVGIGPGKVCITKIKTGFGTGGWQLAALRWCAKAASKPVIADGGIRTHGDIAKSVRFGATMVMIGSLFAGHEESPGETYSKDGKRYKEYFGSASEFQKGEKKNVEGKKMYVEYKGPLQDTLTEMEQDLQSSISYAGGNKLSAIRNVDYVVVKNSIFNGDRVY, encoded by the coding sequence ATGGATACCGTTTTCGATTATGAAGATATACAATTAATACCAGCAAAATGTATTGTGAACAGCCGCTCAGAATGTGATACGAGCGTTACTTTGGGGGGACGTACCTTTAGACTGCCGGTTGTTCCGGCAAATATGCAAACCATTATTGATGAGAAAATCGCTGTTTATTTAGCCCAAAATGGGTATTTCTATATTATGCATCGTTTTAATCCTGAGAAACGAATTGCTTTTATTAAAGATATGAGCGCTCGCGAGTTATACTCTTCTATTTCTGTTGGGGTGAAGCGAGAAGAATATGATTTCATTCAACAAGTTGTGAATGAAGGACTTAAACCAGATTACATTACAATTGATATTGCTCATGGTCATTCAGAAAGTGTCATTAAAATGATTAAACATATCAAATCCCATTTACCACAAAGCTTTATCATCGCTGGGAATGTAGGAACACCAGAGGCCGTTCGAGAGCTTGAAAATTCTGGTGCCGATGCAACGAAAGTCGGGATCGGACCAGGTAAAGTATGTATTACGAAAATTAAAACAGGATTTGGAACAGGAGGTTGGCAATTAGCTGCACTTCGTTGGTGTGCCAAAGCCGCAAGTAAACCCGTAATAGCAGATGGTGGGATTCGTACTCATGGGGATATTGCGAAATCCGTACGCTTCGGGGCAACTATGGTCATGATTGGTTCATTATTTGCTGGTCATGAAGAATCTCCTGGTGAAACATATTCAAAAGATGGAAAACGTTATAAAGAATACTTTGGATCTGCATCAGAGTTCCAAAAGGGTGAGAAGAAAAATGTTGAGGGCAAGAAAATGTATGTAGAATACAAAGGTCCATTACAAGATACGTTAACCGAAATGGAACAAGACCTTCAATCTTCCATATCCTATGCTGGTGGAAATAAATTAAGTGCAATTCGTAATGTGGATTATGTTGTTGTGAAAAATTCAATCTTTAATGGGGATCGTGTTTATTAA
- a CDS encoding glycosyltransferase, producing MRKKLILVMMIFSVALMNTTAIVGAEEQTPSTNEECLNESVIKLKYGFQKLWIEHAWWTRSLIVSKLADLADQKDVLERLLQNQVEIGNIIKPYYGEEAGNKLTDLLKEHIVIAGQIIEAAQKGDQANVNKYNKEWLRNADEIVEFLASANPNWSKQDLQNMFYTHLKFTTDEVTHRLKKEWAEDIRTADLNEEHLIEMGDFLTNGIVKQFPEKFK from the coding sequence TTGAGGAAAAAATTAATCTTAGTAATGATGATCTTTTCAGTGGCTTTAATGAATACAACAGCAATTGTGGGGGCAGAGGAGCAAACCCCTTCAACAAACGAGGAATGTTTAAACGAGTCCGTTATTAAATTAAAGTATGGGTTTCAGAAGCTATGGATTGAACATGCCTGGTGGACGAGAAGTCTGATTGTAAGCAAACTAGCCGATCTTGCTGACCAAAAGGATGTATTAGAACGTTTGCTTCAAAATCAGGTTGAGATAGGGAATATAATTAAACCTTATTATGGTGAAGAAGCAGGAAATAAATTAACGGACTTATTAAAAGAACATATTGTCATTGCTGGTCAAATTATTGAAGCAGCCCAAAAAGGAGATCAAGCAAACGTAAATAAATACAATAAAGAATGGTTAAGAAATGCCGATGAAATTGTTGAATTTCTTGCCAGCGCCAACCCAAATTGGTCTAAACAGGATTTACAAAATATGTTCTATACTCATTTAAAGTTTACAACGGATGAAGTAACTCACAGGTTGAAAAAAGAGTGGGCTGAGGACATTCGTACAGCAGATTTAAATGAAGAACATCTTATCGAAATGGGAGATTTTTTAACAAATGGGATTGTAAAGCAATTCCCCGAAAAGTTTAAATAA
- a CDS encoding universal stress protein — protein MYNRILVAVDGSKMGLKALNSAIQFAKERYSKIGVIHVEKNLRIPETIPNESIDEIYKALREEGNEILDHAVALAAEEGIEIEPIYVFGDPAIQIVKKAEKENYQLIVMGSRGLGNFKKLMLGSVSQRVSQLSHCPVLIIK, from the coding sequence ATGTATAACCGGATTCTGGTCGCGGTGGATGGATCGAAAATGGGTCTGAAAGCATTAAATTCGGCAATTCAATTTGCGAAAGAGAGATATTCGAAAATAGGGGTTATTCATGTAGAAAAGAACTTGCGTATCCCTGAAACGATCCCAAATGAATCAATCGATGAAATATACAAAGCATTGCGGGAAGAGGGAAATGAAATCTTAGATCATGCGGTTGCATTAGCAGCTGAAGAAGGAATTGAAATAGAACCAATATACGTATTTGGTGATCCTGCCATTCAAATTGTAAAAAAAGCAGAGAAGGAGAACTATCAACTAATTGTCATGGGGAGTCGTGGCTTAGGAAACTTTAAAAAACTAATGCTAGGGAGTGTTAGTCAAAGGGTTTCACAACTATCCCATTGTCCTGTATTGATTATTAAATAA
- a CDS encoding Na+/H+ antiporter NhaC family protein codes for MDYAWLSIIPFIIVIAMSIWLKDILPGLVVGLLVGSILVTADLLQGIQQSITYIVTTLSDEANIKIISFLYLFGGLVGMMNISGGIKGFAQWIGAKIHTERGVLSVIWLTLPFTFMMPMFRIMLIGPIIKTLIKKMNLSKQKVGMTLDISTESVIVLLPVATAFVGFMVSLVEGGISGLNTEMSSYEIFLLSILFDFFAIVMLLIGIIQTVWPSRKGITSEIKSEAQLEDIEHEFHRIGIKKELSMVKSQPWNLIVPVCLLIALTLYLLWQNGISLGAETIFKAFAMADATFVMLLAVFITLVVTFVFYIMRRQPLNELLYHFYDGGNQMMQAISLLVLIWALTLSAEELGFSTFISSTLGGFLPAFMTPATIFLIGAVVGYFIGSSWGTWGLFMPLGIALAVSTGASIPLTVGAVFASGAFGALTSPLGDTTITTASILDLDLVKYARYKLKLSSIGAGISVILYIVAGLML; via the coding sequence TTGGATTATGCATGGCTGTCTATCATACCTTTTATAATAGTCATTGCAATGTCTATTTGGTTAAAGGATATTCTACCCGGCCTTGTGGTTGGGCTTCTTGTTGGCTCTATACTTGTTACTGCAGATTTATTGCAAGGGATCCAACAATCAATTACTTATATTGTGACAACCCTTTCAGACGAAGCCAATATTAAAATTATTAGCTTCTTATATTTATTTGGCGGGTTAGTCGGAATGATGAATATTTCAGGTGGCATCAAAGGTTTTGCTCAATGGATTGGAGCCAAAATCCATACAGAGCGGGGTGTCCTTAGTGTAATTTGGCTTACATTGCCATTTACTTTTATGATGCCAATGTTCCGAATCATGTTAATCGGACCCATTATTAAAACGCTTATCAAAAAAATGAATCTATCTAAACAAAAAGTGGGAATGACCTTAGATATCTCTACTGAATCTGTCATTGTCTTATTACCTGTGGCAACGGCTTTTGTGGGATTTATGGTCTCACTTGTTGAGGGTGGAATTTCTGGGCTAAATACGGAGATGTCCTCATATGAAATATTCCTTTTAAGTATTTTATTCGACTTTTTCGCCATTGTCATGTTATTGATTGGCATTATCCAAACTGTTTGGCCTTCAAGAAAAGGCATTACGAGTGAAATTAAAAGCGAAGCTCAACTAGAAGATATAGAACATGAATTCCATCGAATAGGAATTAAAAAAGAATTATCCATGGTAAAATCGCAACCTTGGAATTTAATCGTTCCCGTCTGTTTATTAATTGCATTAACCTTGTATTTATTGTGGCAAAATGGAATTTCACTAGGTGCTGAGACCATATTCAAGGCGTTTGCTATGGCTGATGCAACTTTTGTCATGCTATTGGCTGTTTTTATTACACTTGTCGTTACTTTTGTTTTCTATATTATGAGACGACAACCATTGAACGAGCTTTTGTACCACTTTTATGATGGCGGAAATCAGATGATGCAAGCAATCAGCTTATTAGTTCTGATTTGGGCACTTACTTTATCAGCAGAAGAACTTGGATTTTCAACCTTTATCAGCTCAACACTGGGTGGTTTTTTACCAGCGTTTATGACTCCTGCCACCATTTTCTTGATTGGTGCGGTAGTTGGTTATTTCATTGGCTCCTCATGGGGCACTTGGGGGTTATTTATGCCACTTGGAATCGCACTTGCGGTCTCAACAGGTGCTTCCATTCCCTTAACGGTTGGGGCTGTGTTTGCTAGTGGTGCATTTGGTGCGTTGACCTCGCCACTTGGTGATACTACAATTACAACTGCCTCGATACTAGACTTAGATTTAGTTAAATATGCGCGATATAAATTAAAATTGTCTTCGATCGGCGCAGGGATTTCAGTGATTTTATATATAGTTGCTGGATTAATGCTTTAA
- a CDS encoding MBL fold metallo-hydrolase, translated as MDVISMIIWKDHYTTIFRSALYETTSTVISTDDCVIVVDPNWLPQEIADIKRYVDIIRKDRPLYLLFTHSDYDHIIGYRAFPDAKVIASGAFGRKPLTEKKQIIEEIHTFDDEYYISRDYSIEYPKVDIVIDGDGTTVDMGQTKLTFYQAPGHNNDGLFTVIEPIGLFISGDYFSDIEFPYIYYSGYEYEKTILKLNEILSQFDIQLLVTGHGNPTKDSSEIKKRQQESLHYIYQMREYISAKNEKGITDLIKNCRFPRNMKKFHHHNRLLIEKELEN; from the coding sequence ATGGACGTGATATCAATGATTATATGGAAGGATCATTATACAACAATTTTTCGCAGTGCTTTATATGAGACGACTTCAACAGTTATTTCAACTGACGATTGTGTAATTGTAGTAGATCCAAACTGGCTTCCTCAAGAAATAGCTGATATAAAAAGATATGTTGACATCATAAGAAAGGATCGGCCGCTCTATTTATTATTTACACATTCTGATTATGATCATATTATTGGCTACCGTGCTTTTCCAGATGCGAAAGTGATCGCTAGTGGTGCGTTTGGACGAAAACCGTTAACCGAAAAAAAGCAAATTATAGAAGAAATACACACATTTGATGATGAGTACTACATTTCTAGAGATTATAGCATTGAATATCCAAAGGTGGATATCGTAATCGATGGAGATGGTACTACTGTGGATATGGGTCAAACAAAATTAACATTTTACCAAGCGCCAGGTCATAATAATGATGGATTATTTACAGTAATAGAACCGATTGGTTTGTTTATAAGCGGTGATTACTTCTCAGATATTGAATTTCCTTATATTTATTACAGCGGTTATGAATACGAAAAAACCATTTTAAAATTGAATGAAATCCTTTCACAGTTTGACATTCAACTATTAGTCACCGGACATGGCAACCCAACGAAAGATTCATCAGAGATTAAGAAAAGGCAGCAAGAGTCCTTACATTACATTTATCAAATGAGAGAATACATATCAGCAAAAAACGAAAAGGGGATTACCGATCTCATTAAAAATTGTAGGTTCCCCCGAAACATGAAAAAATTTCATCATCATAATCGATTATTAATTGAAAAAGAACTTGAAAACTAG
- a CDS encoding lipoprotein yields MNRKWVPLLLIAILLLAACGQKGLAEPVTLLNHEEKQVTFPLEKPTLFFFLTTYT; encoded by the coding sequence TTGAACAGGAAATGGGTCCCGTTGTTATTAATCGCGATTCTTCTTTTAGCGGCATGTGGACAAAAAGGTCTAGCCGAACCAGTAACTTTACTGAATCATGAAGAAAAGCAAGTTACATTTCCATTAGAAAAGCCTACTCTTTTCTTTTTCCTAACTACATATACCTGA
- a CDS encoding aspartyl-phosphate phosphatase Spo0E family protein, with protein sequence MRKNSSTDKSIEIIIEIKRKELIETGLKHGFSSSQTLIASQQLDDLILQYQKSNQ encoded by the coding sequence ATGAGAAAAAATTCTTCCACTGATAAATCAATTGAGATAATCATTGAAATTAAAAGAAAAGAATTAATTGAAACTGGTCTCAAGCATGGTTTTAGTAGTTCCCAAACGTTGATTGCCAGTCAGCAACTTGACGACTTAATTCTTCAATATCAAAAAAGTAACCAATGA
- a CDS encoding GNAT family N-acetyltransferase: MKLKTVNQWDDEVWKKWRVIYHEAFGNSGGKQEKVIKNMLNKKISHFHYIVDNEKIFAIALTGILKNSKMLLIDYLAVSKEVRYQGVGKKLVHEIKKWAQLRGFSGILIEVEAEQTVTNAVRIQFWKKCGFIETSYVHDYKVVKELYKTMYISFYPFIKIQNYPKKRRISSYY, encoded by the coding sequence TTGAAGTTGAAAACAGTCAATCAGTGGGATGATGAGGTTTGGAAAAAATGGAGAGTTATTTATCATGAAGCATTTGGTAATTCCGGTGGAAAACAGGAGAAAGTAATCAAAAATATGTTAAACAAAAAAATTAGCCATTTTCATTATATAGTAGACAATGAGAAAATTTTTGCCATCGCACTAACTGGAATTTTGAAAAATTCGAAGATGCTTCTTATAGATTATTTAGCTGTTAGTAAAGAGGTTCGGTATCAAGGCGTTGGTAAAAAATTGGTACATGAAATCAAGAAATGGGCGCAGTTGAGAGGTTTCAGTGGAATATTAATTGAAGTTGAAGCAGAACAGACAGTTACTAATGCCGTAAGGATTCAATTTTGGAAAAAATGTGGGTTTATAGAAACAAGTTATGTACATGATTATAAAGTCGTTAAAGAACTATATAAAACAATGTATATATCCTTTTATCCTTTTATCAAGATACAGAATTACCCGAAAAAGAGGAGGATTTCTTCTTATTATTAA
- a CDS encoding DUF3784 domain-containing protein — protein sequence MWIHIFVQLMVIGLFFLLGWVIRFKEQYMLLSGFNNRPEAEQKELIERGYPQKAGSLLIYTAVGMLLLFPLIFTSFPYVVEVQYGFMTLFLLGGFIYLSRFEIPAKRKKSLWYGSIFSTVVIGFIVILFYIGSQSNDLIVKRDTFEISGMYGNEWKLADIERIQVLTELPKVHYKENGFNAGNLLKGNFYLETFGSSLLFIRGGSPYLLIVTKDKTIFINGEDSKETQQWYKKLNDTIQ from the coding sequence ATGTGGATTCATATTTTTGTCCAGTTGATGGTCATTGGTTTGTTTTTTCTATTAGGTTGGGTTATTCGTTTTAAAGAACAATACATGTTATTATCCGGTTTTAATAACCGTCCTGAGGCAGAGCAGAAAGAATTAATCGAAAGAGGTTATCCTCAAAAGGCTGGTTCTTTGTTAATTTATACAGCAGTTGGAATGTTGCTGCTTTTTCCCCTTATCTTTACCTCTTTTCCATATGTAGTTGAAGTACAATATGGATTTATGACGCTTTTTTTACTAGGTGGTTTCATCTACCTATCTCGTTTTGAAATACCAGCTAAAAGAAAGAAAAGTCTTTGGTACGGATCAATCTTTAGTACGGTTGTTATCGGATTTATTGTTATTTTATTCTATATTGGATCCCAATCAAATGATTTAATTGTGAAAAGGGATACATTTGAGATTAGTGGGATGTATGGAAATGAGTGGAAATTGGCAGATATTGAAAGAATTCAAGTATTAACTGAATTACCTAAAGTACATTATAAAGAGAATGGCTTTAATGCGGGAAATTTATTAAAAGGAAACTTTTATTTAGAAACATTTGGAAGTAGTCTGTTATTTATTCGGGGAGGTTCACCTTATTTATTAATTGTTACAAAAGATAAAACTATTTTTATTAACGGGGAGGATTCAAAAGAAACCCAACAGTGGTATAAGAAGTTAAATGATACGATTCAATAA